One Maribacter sp. HTCC2170 genomic window, GTTATTGGGAACTACTGGATTAAAATCTGCAAGGGTATTTAGTTCGGTAACCAAAGTATCTCGCGAGTTTAAATCATTGTGGTATTTGCCCTTCCAGAAAAAAGTCTTTCCTCCTTCAACAATTTCTAAAGAAGAAATATCAATGCTTTTATTTTTTAAAAGGTCAAGATATTCTTGCGGAAAATCATCGCCAACAACAGAAACAATTGCCGATTGTACTTCAAACTGAGAGGCTGCAAGTCCAATAAAAGTCGCAGCGCCACCCAAAATCTTGTCAGTCTTTCCAAAAGGTGTTTCAATAGCATCAAAAGCGACGGTGCCAACAATCAGTAATTTACCCATTAAATATAAATTTTGCTGCAAATATACATTAATGAACTTCTAAAATCCAGAGCTAACAACCCTAATTCTAAAAAATCATTCTCGGTATTATTTTCTGCCAAAATCGGCAGGAATTTCGCCCCAGGCCTTTGTTTCCCATTTGACGATTGGGGTGTTGTAAGAATTATTTTTAAGCCATGAAATGGCGCGACGAATTAAATCGAACAATACTTTGTTATCTTTTGTCTCGACCAGTTTGGTATTGCATGTCTTTTTGCGAACCCAACTCATGGCTGTCCTGGAATCGGTATATATTATTCTATCGCTTTGATGTTGTTTCAAAAATGCCAGTCCATGTACAATTGCCAAAAACTCACCTATATTGTTTGTTCCTTCTGCAAAAGGACCTTGCCTGAACAATTTTTTACCTGTTTTTGTGTCGACTCCCTGGTACTCCATTACTCCTGGGTTTCCACTTGAAGCAGCATCAACTGAAATGGAATGGTTATTTGGATCTCCGATTTTTAGCAATTGCTCTGGAGTTAAACTTGCCTTTGAATTCTTTTTACCTTTATATTCTTCGTAATTTGAGTTATAGGCTTTTTTGGCTTCGTCAAAGGTTGAGAATGATTTGTATTGTGCTCCTTTATAGCCGGTAATTGCAGCTTTGCAATCTTCCCAAGTAGAGTATACACCAGGTCTTTTACCTTTCCAGACTACATAAAATTTTGACTTTTTTGCCATCAGAGACCCACTAATAATTGCTCAATTACTTTAGGAAAATGTTCGTATTCCAAGGCGTGAACCTTCGAAGCTATATCTTCAACTTTATCGTTGGAAGTTACTTTTGTTTTGGCTTGATGAATTATAGCGCCTTCATCATAATTCTCATTTACATAGTGAATGGTGATTCCGGTTTCAGTTTCACCTTGCTCTTTCACAGCTTTATGCACATTGTCACCATACATACCCTTACCCCCATATTTGGGCAGAAGAGCTGGGTGAATGTTGATGATTTTATTTGGGAAAGCTCTTATTATTTTCTCTGGTATTTTCCATAGAAACCCTGCGAGAACAATCAAATCGGGTTTGACGCTTTTTAACAAGTCAAGAACACAGTCGGTATGTTGAAAAGCAGTTCTATTGAAATATAAAGAACGGATATTCAATCTATTACATCGGTCTAAAACTTTGGCATCCCTTTTGTTAGTCAATACCATGGCTATAGTAACGTTTGTACTTTCCTGAAAATGCTGTACTATGTTTTCAACATTAGATCCAGAACCAGAGGCAAAAAGAACAATATTTTTCATTTAAAGAATAAGCGTTACCGAAGAAGAATTATTTTGGGCTAAAATAATACACTTGTGTTTAAATTTCTTAAATTACCTGACATTTTAACGACAAATGGTGTTATTAAACCAAAGTTTTTTATTTTTGCCAACAATTTAAATTTTTAAAACAATATTATTATGTCAGACATTGCATCAAGAGTTAAAGCTATCATCGTTGATAAACTAGGAGTTGATGAAAACGAAGTGGTAACGGAAGCTAGCTTTACTAACGACTTAGGGGCAGATTCACTGGATACTGTTGAGTTGATTATGGAATTCGAAAAAGAATTCGATATTCAAATCCCTGATGATCAAGCTGAAAATATCGCAACAGTTGGCCAAGCCATAAGCTATATAGAAGAAGCAAAGTAATCATATGATTGCTTAAATACGTTAATAAATATCCATGTGGTAATAATGCTGCATGGATATTTTTATTTAATTTCACTTGGCTTATTAATATAAAATTGGTTCAATGCAATTAAAGCGAGTTGTAGTTACAGGATTAGGTGCGTTGACACCTATTGGTAACAATATTGAAGAATACTGGGATGGTCTTGTAAATGGTAAAAGTGGTTCAGCGCCCATTACTTATTATGACAGTGAAAAATTTAAGACCAAGTTCGCTTGCGAGCTTAAAAATTTTAATGCCCAAGATCATTTTGACAGAAAAGAAGCCCGCAAATTAGACCGTTTTGCACAGTATGCATTGGTGTCTTCTGATGAGGCGATTCTTGACTCCAAATTGGATTTGGATGCAATTGATAAATTTCGCGTGGGGGTGATCTGGGGAGCTGGTATTGGTGGCTTGGAAACCTTTCAGAACGAGGTTATTAATTTTGCGGAAGGGGATGGAACTCCTAGATTTAATCCATTTTTTATCCCTAAGATGATTGCAGATATTGCTCCTGGCAACATCTCAATCAAACATGGATTTATGGGCCCTAACTATACCACTGTTTCGGCTTGTGCTTCATCTGCGAATGCGATGATAGATGCACTTAATTATATTCGACTAGGCCATTGCGACATTATTGTTACTGGTGGCAGTGAAGCTGCTGTAACCATTGCAGGAATGGGTGGTTTTGGAGCAATGCACGCACTTTCAAAAAGAAATGACAGCCCAGAAACGGCCTCAAGGCCTTTTGATGCCACAAGAGATGGATTTGTCTTGGGTGAAGGAGCGGGAGCATTAATTCTTGAGGAATATGAACATGCCAAGGCAAGAGGAGCAAAGATTTATGCCGAAGTAATTGGTGGTGGTATGTCTAGTGATGCTTATCACATGACTGCGCCACATCCTGATGGAATAGGAGTGGTTAAGGTAATGGAGAATTGTTTGAGAGATGCTGGGATTGGGATTGAAGAAGTAGACGCCATAAATACACATGGTACATCAACCCCTCTTGGTGATGTTGCAGAGTTAAAGGCAATTACGCAGGTCTTTGGCGATCATGCACCCAACATTAATATAAATTCCACAAAATCTATGACCGGGCATTTATTAGGTGCTGCCGGGGCAATTGAGGCAATTGCGTCTATATTGTCTATGAAGCATGGAATTGTACCACCAACAATAAATCATACCACAGTTGATGAGAATATTGACCCCAAGCTAAATTTAACATTAAATAAAGCGCAAAAAAGAGAGGTAAATGTTGCTATGAGTAATACCTTTGGTTTTGGCGGGCATAATGCTTGTGTAGTTTTCAAGAAAATCAGCTAATTAGATAATGAATTTCCCATCCAATATATTTAATTCCCATTCCAAACAGGATGGGGATTTTTTTTTGGGAATAACTAAGATTTTGGGGTTTAAACCCAAAAATTTAAAGATATTCAAGAAAGCATTTCTTCATAGATCGGCCAACCGAAAAGATGAAGATGGTAACCCAATGAATTACGAACGGTTAGAGTTTTTGGGAGATGCAATGTTGGGAACCATTATTTCCAAACACTTGTATAACGAGGTGCCAGATGGGGATGAAGGATATCTTACAAAGATGCGCTCTAAAATTGTAAGTAGAGAGCATTTGAATGAATTGGGCAAAGATCTGAACCTAATAAAGTTTGTTGAGAGTAGGATTCCTAAAACACATTTTGGAGATAATATTCACGGCAATGTTTTTGAAGCTTTAGTAGGGGCTATTTATTTAGACAGGGGATACAACTACTGTGAAAAGTTTATTCATGAAAGGGTAATTTTACCTTATGTTGATATTGAACAATTAGAAGGAAAAGTAATAAGCTATAAAAGTTTGGTCATTGAGTGGTGTCAGAAGCAAAAGAAAAGCTTTAAATATAACGTCTACGAGGATACGGGAAAAGACGTGCTCAAACATTTTGCTGTTAAACTATCGATAGGTGATAATGTAGTTGCTAAAGCACGGGCCACTTCAAAAAAGAAAGCTGAGGAAAGGGCATCAAAAAGGGCCTTTTTTGCACTTCAAGACAAGATGGACAAAACATGATGATTTAAAGAATCATTACTAAAACGTTATAGTTTGCTCAAAATGACCTTTAGGCTTTGGTAGCTTAGGCAGTATTCTTTATTAATTATATATTTACGTTTTTTGTGCGCATATGGCGGCAATACATAAAATTAGTGAAGATTTTTACGAAGATTCCTTTACGCTGATAGCGTTACATACCAGTATGGAAGATTATGCTGCTGTGTATGCCATTAATTTGGAAGTTAGATCCATATTTAGGAGATCATCGGCAGATTTGGAGTTATCTGAGTTTAGGTCGTTTCCTTTTTTTGAATGGGAAGATGGACAACATGATCGTTACTGGACTTTGATTACAAATAAGAGTACAAAAAAAGAACGCTTGGTAAGAGTAGGTCTTTTTCAAGACGAGCCTTCATTTACGGAACACTATTTAGTGCCAGAGTATAAAGATGTTGATTTTTTTATTAAGATTGAACATGATGATGACTTAGATGAGTCTTTGCTAGTTAAAAGCTTACTTGCGATACCAAAAATAGTTACTGCATATAGTATTGATGCAGATGAATTAAAATCAAAAAACAACTTAATTTTTTAAGTGATGCCAAATATAAAGAAGACGAAAATAGTTGCAACCTTAGGTCCTGCTACAAGCAAAAAGGAAGTGATTATTGATATGATAAAGGCTGGTGTTGATGTCTTTAGAATTAATTTTTCACATGCTGATTATGAAGATGTTACCGCACGTGTAAAAATGATTCGTGAGGTTAATGAAGAAATAGATTCCAATATCGCAATTTTAGGAGATTTACAAGGGCCTAAACTAAGAGTAGGTGTTATGTCGGGTGAGGTGGTTGTTACTCCCGGTGATGAAATAGATTTTGTTACTGGCGAACCTTTTGAAGGCAATTCTGAACGGGTTTATATGAACTATGCAGCTTTCCCAAAAGATGTAAATCCAGGAGAGCGAATATTATTGGATGATGGTAAGTTGATGTTCGAGGTAGTTTCAACCAATAAAAAAGATAAAGTAAGGGCAAAGGTAATTCAAGGTGGTCCACTTAAATCCAAAAAGGGGGTTAATTTGCCCAATACGAACATTTCTTTACCAGCACTTACAGAGAAAGATGTTAAAGATGCAAAATTTGCTATATCATTAGATGTAGATTGGATTGCACTTTCCTTTGTAAGGCATAGTCAGGATATAATCGACCTTCAAAATATTATTAAAGAGCACGCCGAACACAAGATTCCTATTATTGCGAAAATCGAGAAACCCGAAGCTGTAGAGAATATAGATAAGATTGTTTCTTATTGTGACGGACTAATGGTTGCTCGTGGAGATCTAGGAGTTGAGGTTCCTGCCCATGAAGTGCCCTTGATTCAGAAAAAATTAGTGCTGAGGGCAAAAAAAGCTAGAATTCCGGTAATTATCGCTACGCAAATGATGGAGACTATGATTACCAGTCTTACACCAACTCGTGCTGAGGTAAACGATGTTGCCAATTCTGTAATGGATGGTGCTGATGCTGTTATGCTTTCCGGGGAAACCTCTGTTGGAAATTACCCTGTTCAGGTAATTGAAAAAATGGCCAGTATTCTTGAAAGTGTAGAGAATTCAGATCTGATAACCGTTCCACAGGAGCCACCACATATTAGAACCAACAGATACATTACAAAGTCTGTGTGTTATCATGCGGCAACTATGGCAAATGAAATCAAGGCCAAAGCAATATCAACTTTGACCAATAGTGGTTATACAGCTTTTCAGATATCGGCTTGGAGACCAAGTGCTCATATTTTGGTATTTACATCCAACAAAAGAATTTTGACCCAATTGAATTTACTTTGGGGTGTAAAGGCCTTTTATTACGACAAGTACGTTTCTACAGACGAAACTATTGAAGATGTAAATGGGATAGCCTGTAAAAAAGGATTTTTGGATGTCGGAGATATGCTTATCAGCCTTGCGGCCATGCCTATCAAGGACAAAGGTATGGTAAACACACTTAGGGTTACCGAGATAGAAACCTGTACCTTTTAATACTGGTTTTTATAAAACGAGGTAAGGTTACAAGCTTTGAAAGGACTAATAGGTTCTAATGAACTTATTAAATTCTTCGGGCATATGAAATTCGAATTTCATGATATAAAAATGGGATCCATATTTGGATTTACAGATGATATCAAAAGATATGAAAATCGTTTTTCCATCAATTCAGGCAATATCAGTGTTTTATGGAACAGAAATTCTACTGTAACTGAAATCGAAGTAGATAATGTAATTGTTAGGTTGCGACCGAATCAATTGATTACTACCACATATCTCCAGCATATTTCATACGATAATTCAAAGCTTCCTTTAACAGCTTTTTTATTTAACAGGGAATTTTATTGTATATCAGACCATGATAGTGAAGTTTCCTGTAATGGCATATTGTTTTTTGGAACACAAGACCTGCCCATAATTACCATTCCAAAAGAACAAGAACGTAAATTCAACACTTTATATGAGGTGTTTGAAGATGAATTTTCCACACCAGATAAAATTCAGGGCGACATGTTGCAAATGCTATTGAAGCGTTTGATAATAATTTGTACCCGTTTGGCCAAAAATCAACTAATCGTAAAAGAACTGAATAATGAGCAATTGGACATAGTTCGCAAATTCAACGTATTGGTAGACACCCATTATAAGACCAAACGAAAGGTTAGTGATTATGCTGACTTGCTTTTCAAAAGCCCTAAGACACTTTCGAATCTTTTTGCATTATATAATCAAAAGTCACCACAACAAATAATTCAAGAGCGACTAATGCTAGAGGCCAAAAGGTTATTGCATTTTACGGAAAAGCAGAATCAGGAAATAGCTTATGAATTAGGGTTTAATGACCCAGCACATTTTAGCCGTTTTTTTAAAAAAATGACCAGTAGTTCACCTTCCCAGTACCGAGAAATGACCCCAATATCTGCCTAAAGGGAAATTTCTACAAGCCTTCGGGCAATCTTTCATAACACCAACTTGATATTAGGCCACATCTTTGCCTTGTAATTTAAAAACAGAGGAAGATGAACCTGAAACATATTTCCATATTCAATCTGATTGAGATATTCAGTGGGACTAAAAAAAAAGAACTGAACAATGTTGTACCAAAAACACATTGTGATCAAAGACAGCATCATGATTATTACTGCGATGTTGAAAAGCCCTACACCCAATAAAACTAAGTAAGATTTGAAAATGAATTAATAACATAAAAAGCAAATATTATGAGCACATTTAATGTACCTAAAAGAGAAGAAGTAAGCACAAAGAACAAGTCCATTTTTGATAATCTTGAAAAAGCGGTGGGTTTTGTACCAAATCTTTACGCTACCTATGCACATTCTGAGAACGCCTTGGAAAACTATCTGAATTTGAGCAATGCCAAGACATCGCTTTCAGCTAAGGAAAAGGAAGTGGTAAATCTAGCGGTGAGTGAAGTGAACAATTGCATCTATTGTTTGTCAGCCCATACAGCTATTGGGAAAATGAACGGGTTTAGCGATAATCAGATACTGGAGCTAAGAGCGGGGAGAGCATCATTTGACAAAAGGCTGAACGCATTGGCAAGTTTGGCAAAAAACATTACAGAAACAAGGGGGGCTACCAACAATGTCATTGTTCAAGATTTTCTTAGTTCAGGTTGGACGAAAGAAAATCTTATTGATACAATTGTTTTGGTGGGAGATAAAACAATATCCAATTACCTGCATAAGACAACAAATGTGCCGGTAGATTTCCCAGTGGCCCAACCTTTGGATTTAATCGAAGCTTAAATAATATAAATCTTAAAATAACAAACAATGAAAAAAATAGCATTAGTATTAATATTGGTGATTGGATTGGTAACAACTTCAAATGCCCAAGATGATGTGATGAAAAAAACGCCAAATGTCATTTCTTTGGAGCAGACCAAGGGGGAGTTCACCCAAAAACAAATAACCGTTTCTGAAGGAACTTACGTTTTTGAAATTTTCAATAATGGAGTTGGTCATGATGTGGGATTTGTCCTTGTGCAAAAAGGGAAGGATATCAGTAAACCTGAAAATCACATTAAGGCAGCTTATGTAACAAAAGCCGTTGCAACTGGAAAGAAACAATCATCAAAGGCAACAGTTTTAAGCAAAGGGGAATATGTATATTTCTGTCCTTTAAATCCAACTTCTACAGATAATACGTTGGTCGTAAAATAGCATTATGCCTAACTACAGATCAAATTTCAATTGAATATAGACCGAGTCTTCTTTAGGCTCGGTTTTTCCCAAATTAGGGGCTTTGTGATAGGGTCTAATAAATAAGTAAAATCTTCATATTTTTTTAATCAATTTTTAAGAGAAAAAAACAGTGTTCTTATTGTTTAGGGTGGTAGTTTCGCAGCTTCTTAACCAATATATTGTGATTGTAGATTTTATTATAGCAATGTTGTGGAGTTTGTCTCCTTTTGGAGAGGCTAAAGTGGGTATTCCTTATGGAATGTATAATGGCCTTAATATCTACTGGGTATTCGCAGTTTGTTTTTTGTCCAATCTACTTGTTTTTCCCTTGATGATATTCTTTTTGGAAAAGATAAATCGCCACTTCATAAAATGGAGTTTATACAAAAAAATTGCAATTTATGTAGCTCGAAGAGCGAAATTGGGTTCAGGGAATAAAATCCAAAAATTCGGATTTTTAGGGCTGGTATTCTTTGTCATGATTCCTTTGCCAGGTACAGGGGTATATGCAGGTAGTATTGCAACGTATTTGTTCAGGATAGAAAAGCAAAAAGCTTTTATTGCCAATGCTATTGGTATATTCTTCTCTTCTGTTATTATCTGGACAACGACTTTATTGTCCATGAAAAGTTTTGTGTAAGCGGTGTTTCCGTTTTTTTGATCTAAAACTCAAACTTCAGCTGTACTGAAACAGATTCTTCCTTAGGCTCGGTTTTCTTTTTTTCAGTATTGAGGTTTGCCAAAGAAATGCCTAATAACCGTACTGAATTTTCCATTTTCTCTTGGTACAAAAGTTCTTTTGCGACCTCAAGAATCAATGATTTGTTAGAGACGAAATACGGCAAGGTTTTGCTACGGGTCTGCAGGGTAAAATCGCTATATTTTATTTTTAGGGTAACGGTTTTTCCAGCGATTTTGGTTTTAGACAATCGTCTTTCCAATTCATTGGCAATATGCTCCAACCGCTCCAACATAAATATCTCACTACTTAGATTTTCACTAAAAGTTCGCTCAGCGCCTACAGATTTGGGAACTCGATGTGGTTTAACAGCACCATTATGAATTCCCCTTACAACCTTGTGGTAATGTGAACCACTTTTCCCAAAATTTTCTATTAAGAATTCCTCTGATTTTGTTTTAAGCTCTTTCCCGGTAAAAATTCCAAGTTTGTACATTTTTTCAGCCGTAACTTTGCCAACGCCAAAAAAACTCCGTATTTCCAGGTCTTCCAAAAATTGAAGAACTTCCTCAGGATTTACGGTTTTTTGACCATTGGGTTTGTTAAAGTCGCTGGCAACTTTTGCTACAAATTTGTTAACCGAAATACCGGCTGAAGCCTTTAACCCCACTTCGTCCTGAATTCGTTTTCGAATTTCTTGGGCTATCAAAGTGGCAGACGGATTTCCTTTTTTATTGACCGTTACATCCAAATAGGCTTCATCTAATGAAAGAGGTTCGACAAGATCGGTATAGTCGAAAAAGATATTTCGTATCTGTTTGGAGATTTCTTTATACCGATTATAACGAGGTTTAACAAAGGTCAAATGTGGGCAATTTCTTTTGGCCATGACACCGCTCATAGCACTGCGGACACCAAACTTTCTGGCTTCGTAATTGGCTGCAGAAACGACACCTCTAACTTCATTTCCACCAACAGCAAGAGGTTTTCCTTTAAGTTCAGGATTATCCATTTCTTCTACGGAAGCATAAAAGGCATCCATATCTACATGGATTATTTTTCGCAAAGGAAACTCTTCGGGCATAAACAAATTTAAACCTTATCTTAGTTTTATGGAGACTAAATTGAAAACAGCTATAATATTGGGTGCTACAGGATTGACTGGTAGTTTGCTTTTACAACGGTTGTTGAAAGACAAGCGCTATGGTAAAATAAAGTTGTTTTCAAGGTCAAGTACAGGGAAAGAAAATGCAAAACTCGAGGAATTTATAGGAGATGTAATTGAGCTTGAAAACTTTAAAAATGATTTTGAAGCCGATGAGGTTTTTTGTTGTATAGGAACCACCAAGGCAAAAACTCCTGACAAGGATATTTATAAAAAGATTGATTTTGGCATACCTGTACAAGCAGCAGAGCTTTGTAAGAAAAATGGAATTGATACTTTGATTATCATTTCTGCTTTGGGAGCAAATTCAAAGAGCAAGTTGTTCTATAATAGGACCAAAGGGGAAATGGAAGATGCAGTTTTAAAAATGCAAATACCAAAAACACATATTTTACAACCCTCATTGATAAGTGGCAAAAGAGAGGAAAAGAGAATAGGTGAGTTAGTTTTCAAACAATTGATGAAAGTGGCAAATCTGGTAATGGCTGGGCCTTTGAAAAAATTCAAATCAATCCATCCTCAGGACATTGCCAAAACCATGCTTTGGGTGGCAAATAACACCTACAATAGAATCAGGATTCCTTCAGATTTAATTCAAAAAATCAGTAAATAAGCGCCAATAAAACTAACTTGCGAGATATTTTTATATTATATGTATAGACATATGAACATATATATGTAATTTTGTGATGATCATCGTAGAGTTGGTATTATGCAACGAAAGACTTCACAAGATTTAATTCCCCTAAACAAGAAGAAGACTAATGAATCATGTTATGACATTTACCCTTCCCATTCTTTAAAGAGCAGGACTATTAAAAGTGGATATGCTTCCTTGGCGAAAGAAACCTGTATCTATAAGACAGTTGTTCTTGACGGATATATTGGAGTAGACTGGAATGAAGTGCAAAGTGCTCTGGAGATTTCATTAGAAGAAATTGGGGTAACATCTACCTTTCTTGATATCAAAGATTTTTTGAAACCAAAAGATGGGATATCAACCTTGGTAGAACCTTTTTTAGGAGGTGAGGACCCTATTTTCGGTTTTAAAGCGAATATAGAACTCTCTGATTACTTTGATTCGGAGAAGTTGAAAAGCATCACTTTAGATGACAATGTTGACATCCAAATCATATATGGCACTGGGGCAAGTGTAGCAGGTATTGAGGGTCATTTGGTTTATTTTGATATTCCAAAAAATGAATTGCAGTTTCGTATGAGGGCGAATGAGGTTACCAACTTTGGTTTTAAATCTCCCAAAGCCCATAAACAAATGTATAAGCATTTTTACTTTGTTGATTGGCCCGTATTGAACAATGTGAAGAAGAAATTACTGCCAAAAATTTCCATAATCGTAGATCAACAGAGACCAGGAAATCCGGTTTGGATGAAAGGTGAAGATTTAAGAAATGGCCTTCATAGTATGTCGCAAAGCGCATTCAGGGTAAGACCCTGGTTTGAGCCAGGTGTTTGGGGAGGACAATGGATGAAAGAGCGTTTTAGGGATTTAAATCGGAACGTACCCAATTATGCTTGGTCGTTTGAAATGATAGTGCCTGAAAATGGATTATTATTCGAAAGTGATGGGGCTTTGCTCGAGGTGTCTTTTGATATGTTGATGTTTCAGGAAAACGAAAATGTATTGGGTAAAGCAGCAGAACGATTTGAAGATGAGTTTCCTATCCGCTTTGATTTTTTGGATACTTTCGATGGCGGTAACCTGTCAGTACAGTGTCATCCAAAACCAGATTTTATCAAAGACCGATTTGGCGAAAATTTTACCCAAGATGAAACCTATTATATTCTTGATGCTGGTGATAATGCTGAAGTGTATTTAGGATTTCAGGAAAATATCAATCCAAACGAATTCAAAAAAGCCCTGGAACAGAGTTTCAAGACAAAGGAAGAGCTACAGGTAGAGAATTATGTGCAAAAGCTTCCTGCTAAAAAACATGATTTATTTCTTATTCCGCATGGAACAATCCATTGTTCTGGCATAAATAATCTAGTACTTGAGATTAGTGCGACCCCGTATATTTTCACATTTAAAATGTACGATTGGCAAAGATTGGATTTAGACGGTAATCCTAGGCCATTGAATATTGATCGAGCTTTTGAAAATCTCAATTTTGAAAGAAAAGGACAAGTGGTTCAAGAAACTCTCATTTCAAAACCAAGAATTGTAGAATCAGGAATAGATTGGCAAAAGATTCATTTGCCAACACATCCTGATCACTTTTACGAGATTTATCGATATGAATTTGAAGAAGAAGTAAAGATCAACACGAATAATCAATGTCATGTCTTGATGTTGGTGGAGGGTGAATCATTGCAAGTGAAAATCAAGGGTTTCGAAAATCAGACCTTTCATTTTGCCGAGACCTTTGCCATTCCTGCAGCTGCCAAAAATTATTCCTTGGTCAATAAAGGGAAAGCAAAGGCAAAGGTTGTAATCTCATTTGTTAAAGA contains:
- a CDS encoding viroplasmin family protein is translated as MAKKSKFYVVWKGKRPGVYSTWEDCKAAITGYKGAQYKSFSTFDEAKKAYNSNYEEYKGKKNSKASLTPEQLLKIGDPNNHSISVDAASSGNPGVMEYQGVDTKTGKKLFRQGPFAEGTNNIGEFLAIVHGLAFLKQHQSDRIIYTDSRTAMSWVRKKTCNTKLVETKDNKVLFDLIRRAISWLKNNSYNTPIVKWETKAWGEIPADFGRK
- the purN gene encoding phosphoribosylglycinamide formyltransferase, which produces MKNIVLFASGSGSNVENIVQHFQESTNVTIAMVLTNKRDAKVLDRCNRLNIRSLYFNRTAFQHTDCVLDLLKSVKPDLIVLAGFLWKIPEKIIRAFPNKIINIHPALLPKYGGKGMYGDNVHKAVKEQGETETGITIHYVNENYDEGAIIHQAKTKVTSNDKVEDIASKVHALEYEHFPKVIEQLLVGL
- a CDS encoding acyl carrier protein gives rise to the protein MSDIASRVKAIIVDKLGVDENEVVTEASFTNDLGADSLDTVELIMEFEKEFDIQIPDDQAENIATVGQAISYIEEAK
- the fabF gene encoding beta-ketoacyl-ACP synthase II, with translation MQLKRVVVTGLGALTPIGNNIEEYWDGLVNGKSGSAPITYYDSEKFKTKFACELKNFNAQDHFDRKEARKLDRFAQYALVSSDEAILDSKLDLDAIDKFRVGVIWGAGIGGLETFQNEVINFAEGDGTPRFNPFFIPKMIADIAPGNISIKHGFMGPNYTTVSACASSANAMIDALNYIRLGHCDIIVTGGSEAAVTIAGMGGFGAMHALSKRNDSPETASRPFDATRDGFVLGEGAGALILEEYEHAKARGAKIYAEVIGGGMSSDAYHMTAPHPDGIGVVKVMENCLRDAGIGIEEVDAINTHGTSTPLGDVAELKAITQVFGDHAPNININSTKSMTGHLLGAAGAIEAIASILSMKHGIVPPTINHTTVDENIDPKLNLTLNKAQKREVNVAMSNTFGFGGHNACVVFKKIS
- the rnc gene encoding ribonuclease III; this translates as MNFPSNIFNSHSKQDGDFFLGITKILGFKPKNLKIFKKAFLHRSANRKDEDGNPMNYERLEFLGDAMLGTIISKHLYNEVPDGDEGYLTKMRSKIVSREHLNELGKDLNLIKFVESRIPKTHFGDNIHGNVFEALVGAIYLDRGYNYCEKFIHERVILPYVDIEQLEGKVISYKSLVIEWCQKQKKSFKYNVYEDTGKDVLKHFAVKLSIGDNVVAKARATSKKKAEERASKRAFFALQDKMDKT
- a CDS encoding IPExxxVDY family protein, with product MAAIHKISEDFYEDSFTLIALHTSMEDYAAVYAINLEVRSIFRRSSADLELSEFRSFPFFEWEDGQHDRYWTLITNKSTKKERLVRVGLFQDEPSFTEHYLVPEYKDVDFFIKIEHDDDLDESLLVKSLLAIPKIVTAYSIDADELKSKNNLIF
- the pyk gene encoding pyruvate kinase translates to MPNIKKTKIVATLGPATSKKEVIIDMIKAGVDVFRINFSHADYEDVTARVKMIREVNEEIDSNIAILGDLQGPKLRVGVMSGEVVVTPGDEIDFVTGEPFEGNSERVYMNYAAFPKDVNPGERILLDDGKLMFEVVSTNKKDKVRAKVIQGGPLKSKKGVNLPNTNISLPALTEKDVKDAKFAISLDVDWIALSFVRHSQDIIDLQNIIKEHAEHKIPIIAKIEKPEAVENIDKIVSYCDGLMVARGDLGVEVPAHEVPLIQKKLVLRAKKARIPVIIATQMMETMITSLTPTRAEVNDVANSVMDGADAVMLSGETSVGNYPVQVIEKMASILESVENSDLITVPQEPPHIRTNRYITKSVCYHAATMANEIKAKAISTLTNSGYTAFQISAWRPSAHILVFTSNKRILTQLNLLWGVKAFYYDKYVSTDETIEDVNGIACKKGFLDVGDMLISLAAMPIKDKGMVNTLRVTEIETCTF
- a CDS encoding helix-turn-helix domain-containing protein, with protein sequence MKFEFHDIKMGSIFGFTDDIKRYENRFSINSGNISVLWNRNSTVTEIEVDNVIVRLRPNQLITTTYLQHISYDNSKLPLTAFLFNREFYCISDHDSEVSCNGILFFGTQDLPIITIPKEQERKFNTLYEVFEDEFSTPDKIQGDMLQMLLKRLIIICTRLAKNQLIVKELNNEQLDIVRKFNVLVDTHYKTKRKVSDYADLLFKSPKTLSNLFALYNQKSPQQIIQERLMLEAKRLLHFTEKQNQEIAYELGFNDPAHFSRFFKKMTSSSPSQYREMTPISA
- a CDS encoding carboxymuconolactone decarboxylase family protein, coding for MSTFNVPKREEVSTKNKSIFDNLEKAVGFVPNLYATYAHSENALENYLNLSNAKTSLSAKEKEVVNLAVSEVNNCIYCLSAHTAIGKMNGFSDNQILELRAGRASFDKRLNALASLAKNITETRGATNNVIVQDFLSSGWTKENLIDTIVLVGDKTISNYLHKTTNVPVDFPVAQPLDLIEA
- a CDS encoding cupredoxin domain-containing protein; this translates as MKKIALVLILVIGLVTTSNAQDDVMKKTPNVISLEQTKGEFTQKQITVSEGTYVFEIFNNGVGHDVGFVLVQKGKDISKPENHIKAAYVTKAVATGKKQSSKATVLSKGEYVYFCPLNPTSTDNTLVVK
- a CDS encoding COG2426 family protein, with amino-acid sequence MLWSLSPFGEAKVGIPYGMYNGLNIYWVFAVCFLSNLLVFPLMIFFLEKINRHFIKWSLYKKIAIYVARRAKLGSGNKIQKFGFLGLVFFVMIPLPGTGVYAGSIATYLFRIEKQKAFIANAIGIFFSSVIIWTTTLLSMKSFV